Within Chloroflexota bacterium, the genomic segment CCGGCACCGGGTGGCAGCATTGTGCCAGGCGCGTTAGCATGTTCCGCTGGCCCATCACGATGACCGAATCGCTCACGCCGTCGCGCTCGACCGCAGGGGCCGATGGGCCGGTGGGCGGCGCCTGCGGCAGAGGCGGCTCTTCGTGATCCAACAGCTTCGTCGCAAGCTGGTTCGTGGAGAGCGCGCCCGAGCCGATGGTGGCGAGCATATCGTCTACATTGCCGAAGCCCAGCACCGCGGCCGCCGCCTCTTCCGAGATGCCGATCTGCAAGCGCCGCATCTCCCGCTCGAGGATCGCGCGCCCCTGCTCGATATTCTCGCTCCGCGCCCGCTTGCGGAACCAGATGCGGATCTTGTCCCGCGCGTTCGCCGTGTGGACAAAGCCCAGGTCGGGATTGAGCCAGTCCAGGCTCGGCCCCTTGGGGCCCTTGGCCGGGACGATCTCCACCGTATCGCCGTTGCGGAGTGGCGTGTCCAGGGAAACCATCGCGCCGTTGACCTTTGACCCTACGCATCGGTGGCCCAGCTCTGTGTGAATCCGGTAGGCGAAGTCTATCGGCGTCGCGCCGAAGGGCAGCTCGATCACCTGCCCCTTGGGCGTGTAGACAAAGACCTGATCCTGAAAGATATCGGACTTGACCGTCTCGACGAACTCCTCCGCGCCCTTGGTCTCCTGGTGCACGTCAAGGAGCTGCCGCAGCCACTTCATCTTCTCCTCAAAGCGCCCGTCGCCGTGGCCGCCCTCTTTGTAGCGCCAGTGCGCCGCCACGCCGTACTCCGCTACATCGTGCATGCGGAAGGTGCGGATCTGGATCTCGAAGGGCGTCATCTGCGGGCCCCACACCGCTGTGTGCAGCGATTGGTACATGTTCTCCCGCGGGTTCGCGATATAGTCGTCGAACTCTCCGGGGATGGGCCGCCAGAGGCTGTGGACCATCCCTAGCACCTGGTAGCACGTGGCGATGTCGTCCACGATGACGCGCAGGGCAAAGAGGTCGTAGATGCGGTTAAAGTCCTTCCCCTGGGCCGCATAGCGCTCCATCTTCTGGTGGATGCTGTAGATATGCTTCGCCCGGCCGGAGACCTCCGCCTTGATGCTCGCCCGGTCCAGCTCCTTGGCGAGCATCTCTTTGACCTGCCGGATAAAGTCCTCGCGCTGGCTCCGCGTCTGCGCCAGCATCCGGGCGATCTCCTCGTACTTCTCGCCGTCCAGCACCTGGAAGGCCAGATCCTCCAGCTGCCACTTGAGGCTGGCGATGCCCAGGCGGTGCGCCAGCGGCGCGTAGACGTCCAGCGTCTCCTGGGCGATGCGCTGCTGCTTCTCGGGAGAAAGGACGCTCAGCGTCCGCATATTGTGCAGGCGGTCCGCCAGCTTGATCAGGATGACGCGCACATCCTCCGCCATCGCCACCAGCATCTTCCGCAGGTTCTCCGCCTGCACCTTCGGCT encodes:
- a CDS encoding bifunctional (p)ppGpp synthetase/guanosine-3',5'-bis(diphosphate) 3'-pyrophosphohydrolase, producing MAATLQTLLEKAKVYLPTEKSDAIEEAYRFAEECHKGQKRASGVPYIEHPLNVAILLADLRQDAGAVTAALLHDVIEDCHVSRQEIDQRFGLDVSKLVDGVTKLSKIEAHTATETPGPMAIRQGEPKVQAENLRKMLVAMAEDVRVILIKLADRLHNMRTLSVLSPEKQQRIAQETLDVYAPLAHRLGIASLKWQLEDLAFQVLDGEKYEEIARMLAQTRSQREDFIRQVKEMLAKELDRASIKAEVSGRAKHIYSIHQKMERYAAQGKDFNRIYDLFALRVIVDDIATCYQVLGMVHSLWRPIPGEFDDYIANPRENMYQSLHTAVWGPQMTPFEIQIRTFRMHDVAEYGVAAHWRYKEGGHGDGRFEEKMKWLRQLLDVHQETKGAEEFVETVKSDIFQDQVFVYTPKGQVIELPFGATPIDFAYRIHTELGHRCVGSKVNGAMVSLDTPLRNGDTVEIVPAKGPKGPSLDWLNPDLGFVHTANARDKIRIWFRKRARSENIEQGRAILEREMRRLQIGISEEAAAAVLGFGNVDDMLATIGSGALSTNQLATKLLDHEEPPLPQAPPTGPSAPAVERDGVSDSVIVMGQRNMLTRLAQCCHPVPGDKIVGFITRVRGVTVHRKSCRYLAGVGERERIVEVTWGMPGRAYTATVSIEALDRIGLLHDITAVVSAEKVNIVNVENLHLKRGMVTEVLKLETTGAAQLSKLLSRLEHVKGVVKVSRSG